One Massilia sp. 9096 genomic window carries:
- a CDS encoding isochorismatase family protein: MTELNIDIARTALVLIDLQNFNVKSDTAPYKTDTVVGNCAMLAGEMRDRGAMVVYVRVLADQLLAPPADAPMRAPGSPPPPPDAILFAPEAQLQATDLVITKRQWGAFYATELDQMLRRRRIKTLILGGIATNMGVESTARAAFDMGYELIFAEDAMSAKKTEAHQASVEGAFRTMGRVRKTQQIIDALQAGTGEA, from the coding sequence ATGACCGAGCTGAACATCGATATCGCACGCACCGCCCTGGTGCTGATCGACCTGCAGAACTTCAACGTGAAAAGCGACACCGCGCCGTACAAGACCGATACCGTGGTCGGCAACTGCGCGATGCTGGCCGGCGAGATGCGCGACCGCGGCGCGATGGTGGTGTACGTGCGCGTGCTGGCGGACCAGCTGCTGGCGCCGCCCGCGGACGCGCCCATGCGTGCGCCCGGCAGTCCGCCGCCGCCGCCGGACGCGATCCTGTTCGCACCCGAGGCGCAGCTGCAGGCGACCGACCTGGTGATCACCAAGCGCCAGTGGGGCGCGTTCTACGCGACGGAGCTGGACCAGATGCTGCGCCGGCGCCGCATCAAGACGCTCATCCTGGGCGGCATCGCGACCAACATGGGCGTCGAGTCGACCGCGCGCGCGGCCTTCGACATGGGTTACGAACTGATCTTTGCGGAAGATGCGATGAGCGCCAAGAAGACCGAGGCGCACCAGGCCTCGGTCGAGGGCGCCTTCCGCACCATGGGACGGGTGCGCAAGACGCAGCAGATCATCGATGCGCTGCAGGCGGGAACGGGCGAGGCTTGA
- a CDS encoding bestrophin family protein: MIVRDRPSPLRLFLVMRGSILPNIWKSLAFTTLLAIGVTLTGGSLGSHKLSLSAIPFTLMGLPLAIFLGFRNNAAYDRYWEGRKQWGELVLRSRSLARQCLSLVSGDAPFATDAAPDHAADPRVRMLRRAAAYAHALRHHLRKSDPEAEVAPWLSPQEWSRVRTLPNLPHALMLEMGADLGRCLRERRVDPNLAASIDATLSSMTGVAAACERIRGTPIPFSYTLLLHRTAYLYCILLPFGLVGAIGDLTPVVTAIVAYTFFGLDALGDEIEEPFGASDHDLPLAAICRTIEIDLRVALGERDLPPPLLPVDYRLS; encoded by the coding sequence ATGATCGTACGCGACCGCCCCTCCCCGCTACGCCTGTTCCTGGTCATGCGCGGCTCGATTCTTCCGAATATCTGGAAGAGCCTGGCCTTCACGACCTTGCTGGCGATCGGCGTGACCCTGACCGGCGGCAGCCTGGGAAGCCACAAGCTGTCGCTCAGCGCGATCCCGTTCACGCTGATGGGCCTGCCGCTGGCGATCTTCCTGGGCTTTCGCAACAACGCCGCCTACGACCGCTACTGGGAAGGCCGCAAGCAATGGGGCGAGCTGGTGCTGCGCAGCCGCAGCCTGGCGCGCCAGTGCCTGAGCCTGGTAAGCGGCGATGCGCCGTTCGCCACCGACGCCGCACCGGACCACGCCGCCGACCCGCGCGTGCGCATGCTCAGGCGCGCGGCCGCGTACGCGCACGCGCTGCGCCATCACCTGCGCAAGTCCGATCCCGAAGCCGAGGTCGCGCCCTGGCTCTCCCCGCAAGAATGGTCGCGCGTGCGCACCCTGCCGAACCTGCCGCACGCGCTGATGCTGGAAATGGGCGCCGACCTCGGACGCTGCCTGCGCGAGCGCCGCGTCGACCCGAACCTGGCGGCGTCGATCGATGCGACGCTCTCGAGCATGACCGGCGTGGCCGCCGCCTGCGAGCGCATCCGCGGTACGCCGATCCCGTTTTCGTACACGCTGCTGCTGCACCGCACCGCCTACCTGTACTGCATCCTGCTGCCGTTCGGCCTGGTCGGCGCGATCGGCGACCTGACGCCGGTGGTCACCGCCATCGTCGCCTACACCTTCTTCGGCCTCGACGCCCTCGGCGACGAGATCGAGGAACCGTTCGGCGCATCCGACCACGACCTGCCGCTCGCCGCCATCTGCCGCACGATCGAAATCGACCTGCGCGTGGCGCTGGGCGAGCGCGACTTGCCGCCGCCGCTGCTGCCGGTCGACTACCGGCTCAGCTAG
- a CDS encoding LLM class flavin-dependent oxidoreductase has protein sequence MIPFSILDLSPITEGSDAAESFRRSLDLAQHGEQWGYNRFWLAEHHGMPGIASAATSVLLAHVAGGTRTIRVGAGGVMLPNHSPLVIAEQFGTLESLFPGRIDLGLGRAPGSDHTTARALRRNLASDADEFPQDVVELMDYFADSPRRNVRAVPGAGLNVPVWILGSSLFGAQLAAALGLPYAFASHFAPQMMMQAIDIYRATFRPSAQLDKPYVMLGFNVFAADTDAEAHYRATSMQQAFINLRSGRPTKLKPPVEGYLELLSPPERSMLDGVLSCSAIGAPDTVARQIKDFIARTGADELMLTSQIFEHKARLRSYEITADIHRAG, from the coding sequence ATGATTCCATTTTCGATCCTCGATCTCTCTCCCATCACCGAAGGCAGCGACGCTGCCGAGTCGTTCCGCCGCTCGCTCGACCTCGCGCAGCACGGCGAACAATGGGGCTACAACCGTTTCTGGCTGGCCGAACACCACGGCATGCCAGGCATCGCCAGCGCGGCAACGTCCGTGCTGCTGGCCCACGTGGCCGGCGGCACCAGGACCATCCGCGTGGGCGCCGGCGGCGTCATGCTGCCGAACCACTCGCCGCTCGTGATCGCCGAACAATTCGGCACGCTCGAGTCGCTGTTCCCCGGCCGTATCGACCTGGGCCTGGGCCGCGCGCCCGGCTCCGACCACACCACCGCGCGCGCGCTGCGCCGCAACCTGGCGTCCGACGCCGACGAGTTCCCGCAGGACGTCGTCGAGCTGATGGATTATTTTGCCGACTCGCCGCGCCGCAACGTGCGTGCGGTGCCGGGCGCGGGTTTGAACGTGCCGGTCTGGATCCTCGGTTCGAGCCTGTTCGGCGCCCAGCTGGCGGCGGCGCTCGGCCTGCCGTACGCGTTCGCGTCGCACTTCGCGCCGCAGATGATGATGCAGGCGATCGACATCTACCGCGCCACCTTCCGCCCGTCGGCGCAGCTCGACAAGCCGTACGTGATGCTCGGCTTTAACGTGTTTGCCGCCGACACCGACGCCGAAGCGCATTACCGTGCGACCTCGATGCAGCAGGCCTTCATCAACCTGCGCAGCGGCCGCCCGACCAAGCTCAAGCCGCCGGTGGAGGGTTATCTCGAGCTGCTGTCGCCGCCCGAGCGCTCGATGCTGGACGGTGTGCTGTCCTGCTCGGCCATCGGCGCCCCGGACACGGTCGCGCGCCAGATCAAGGACTTCATCGCGCGCACCGGTGCGGACGAGCTGATGCTGACCTCGCAGATCTTCGAGCACAAGGCGCGCCTGCGCTCGTACGAGATCACCGCCGACATCCACCGCGCGGGTTGA
- a CDS encoding M1 family metallopeptidase, giving the protein MKKIVTAAAAASLLAACATTPPPLTDYSANSGAARNPDQAGLEFDKADLKLRIEPDTRSIRGDATLTFGTRTTMRRIDLDLDRNLPIDAIAVDGQALGPDRWRNPQGLLSIDLPQPLEPGRTVSIEVKYHGQPHVAKRAPWDGGFVWAKTPDGQPWVASAVEGEGCDLFWPCIDHPTGKPKVVDEHFTVPAPLVAAGNGVATGMTEADGWRTWHWHAKNPSTYGVSINVGPYKELSGEYKSRFGNVIPLHLWYLPQSEKGAKELFAEFPQILDFFESTIGPYPFGDEKMGVVETPHKGMEHQTINAYGNGYAKTVHGYDDLLQHEFAHEYFGNQLTNTDWDDMWLHEGLGSYMQPLYSQYLNGDMDYYAWLMQFRGGVRNKAPIVSGKPRREEDVYDTERGGPGQDIYVKGALVMHTLRELIGDPAFFATIREAVYGRQDPRPGNFKPRYGTTAQFMAIAKRISGRDLDWFFQAYLYQAALPELLVKQGGGTLQLSWKTEKNTPFPMPVDVRIGNQVVTVPMADGRGSVKLPAGATFTLDPHSRVLKREASIERYQAYEDARKAKAKAQK; this is encoded by the coding sequence ATGAAAAAGATTGTTACCGCTGCCGCCGCGGCTTCGCTGCTCGCGGCCTGCGCCACCACCCCGCCCCCGCTCACCGATTACAGCGCCAACTCCGGCGCGGCCCGCAACCCGGACCAGGCCGGCCTGGAGTTCGACAAGGCCGACCTGAAGCTGCGCATCGAACCCGACACGCGCAGCATCCGCGGCGACGCCACCCTCACCTTCGGCACGCGCACGACGATGCGCCGCATCGACCTCGACCTGGACCGCAACCTGCCGATCGACGCCATCGCCGTCGACGGCCAGGCACTCGGCCCGGACCGCTGGCGCAATCCGCAGGGTTTGTTGTCGATCGACCTGCCGCAGCCGCTCGAGCCGGGCCGCACGGTCAGCATCGAAGTCAAGTACCACGGCCAGCCGCACGTGGCCAAGCGTGCGCCCTGGGACGGCGGCTTCGTCTGGGCCAAGACGCCGGACGGCCAGCCCTGGGTGGCCAGCGCGGTCGAGGGCGAAGGCTGCGACCTGTTCTGGCCCTGCATCGACCACCCGACCGGCAAGCCGAAGGTCGTCGACGAGCACTTCACGGTGCCGGCGCCGCTGGTCGCGGCCGGCAACGGCGTTGCCACCGGCATGACCGAAGCGGACGGCTGGCGCACCTGGCACTGGCATGCGAAGAACCCGAGCACCTACGGCGTGTCGATCAACGTCGGCCCGTACAAGGAACTGAGCGGCGAATATAAAAGCCGCTTCGGCAACGTGATCCCGCTGCACCTGTGGTACCTGCCGCAGAGCGAGAAAGGCGCGAAGGAGCTGTTCGCCGAGTTCCCGCAGATCCTCGACTTTTTCGAGTCGACCATCGGTCCCTACCCGTTCGGCGACGAAAAGATGGGCGTGGTCGAGACCCCGCACAAGGGCATGGAGCACCAGACCATCAACGCCTACGGCAACGGCTACGCCAAGACCGTGCACGGCTACGACGACCTGCTGCAGCACGAGTTCGCGCACGAGTACTTCGGCAACCAGCTGACCAACACCGACTGGGACGACATGTGGCTGCACGAAGGCCTGGGCAGCTACATGCAGCCGCTGTATTCGCAATACCTGAACGGCGACATGGATTACTACGCCTGGCTGATGCAATTTCGCGGCGGCGTGCGCAACAAGGCGCCGATCGTCTCGGGCAAGCCGCGCCGCGAGGAAGACGTCTACGACACCGAGCGCGGCGGGCCCGGCCAGGACATCTACGTGAAGGGCGCGCTGGTGATGCACACGCTGCGCGAGCTGATCGGCGACCCGGCCTTCTTCGCGACGATCCGCGAAGCCGTGTACGGCCGCCAGGATCCGCGTCCAGGCAATTTCAAGCCGCGCTATGGCACCACGGCGCAATTCATGGCGATCGCCAAGCGCATCAGCGGACGCGATCTCGACTGGTTCTTCCAGGCCTACCTGTACCAGGCCGCCCTGCCCGAGCTATTGGTCAAACAGGGCGGCGGCACGCTGCAGCTGAGCTGGAAAACCGAAAAGAACACGCCGTTCCCGATGCCGGTCGACGTGCGCATCGGCAACCAGGTCGTGACCGTGCCGATGGCGGACGGGCGCGGCAGCGTCAAGCTGCCGGCCGGCGCGACCTTCACGCTCGATCCGCACTCCAGAGTGCTCAAGCGCGAGGCCAGCATCGAGCGCTACCAGGCCTACGAGGACGCGCGCAAGGCGAAGGCCAAGGCGCAGAAATGA
- the bluB gene encoding 5,6-dimethylbenzimidazole synthase, translating to MNPSPHAYAQDDVDAVYRAIRERRDVRHFRPGPIDPAQLARFVAAAHQAPSVGLMQPWRFIRIVDPARRQAIHAHVDAERRRTAEALGQRAEDFMRLKVEGILECGEVLVVALMDKRERYVFGRRTMPQMDLASASCAIQNFWLAARAEGIGVGWVSLFDPEHIRGLCAMPDDSLPIAVLCVGHVDAFYPAPMLEMEGWDARQPVEHVVYEDSWGQPPTPTA from the coding sequence ATGAACCCGAGTCCGCACGCTTATGCGCAGGACGACGTCGACGCCGTCTACCGCGCGATCCGCGAGCGGCGCGACGTGCGCCACTTCCGGCCCGGGCCGATCGATCCGGCCCAGCTGGCGCGCTTCGTCGCCGCCGCGCACCAGGCGCCCAGTGTCGGCCTGATGCAGCCGTGGCGCTTCATCCGCATCGTCGATCCCGCGCGGCGCCAGGCGATCCACGCCCACGTCGACGCGGAACGCAGGCGCACCGCCGAAGCGCTGGGCCAGCGCGCCGAGGACTTCATGCGCCTGAAGGTCGAGGGCATCCTGGAATGCGGCGAGGTGCTGGTGGTGGCGTTGATGGACAAGCGCGAGCGCTACGTGTTCGGACGGCGCACGATGCCGCAGATGGACCTGGCATCGGCATCCTGCGCGATCCAGAACTTCTGGCTGGCCGCGCGCGCCGAGGGCATCGGCGTGGGCTGGGTGTCGCTGTTCGACCCGGAGCACATCCGCGGCCTGTGCGCGATGCCGGATGACAGCCTGCCGATCGCCGTGCTGTGCGTCGGCCACGTCGACGCGTTCTATCCGGCGCCGATGCTGGAGATGGAAGGCTGGGATGCGCGCCAGCCGGTCGAGCACGTCGTGTACGAGGACAGCTGGGGCCAGCCGCCGACGCCGACGGCGTGA
- a CDS encoding Dabb family protein, whose amino-acid sequence MTQTTQSLLRHVVLFSFKAEASAEQVDAIVIGFGALPQAVPGVVAYEWGTNVSPEGLNAGFTHCFTLTFNSAEDRDAYLVHPNHQAFVEKLGPVIERPLVIDYWAQ is encoded by the coding sequence ATGACCCAAACCACCCAATCCCTGCTGCGCCACGTCGTCCTGTTTTCGTTCAAGGCCGAGGCCAGCGCCGAGCAGGTCGACGCCATCGTCATCGGCTTCGGCGCGCTGCCGCAAGCCGTGCCGGGCGTCGTCGCCTACGAATGGGGCACCAACGTCAGCCCGGAAGGCCTGAACGCCGGTTTCACCCACTGCTTCACGCTGACGTTCAACTCGGCCGAAGACCGCGACGCCTACCTGGTGCACCCGAATCACCAGGCTTTCGTCGAAAAACTCGGCCCGGTGATCGAGCGTCCGCTGGTCATCGATTACTGGGCGCAGTGA
- a CDS encoding pitrilysin family protein: MHLFVRSFIRSSSCLSVVLGLSGASALAAPAKPVPAAVAKAAAQADIPIPDIPYTKFVLKNGLTVLVHEDHKSPVVAVNTWYHVGSKNEPAGKTGFAHLFEHLMFSGSQNFNKTFLSALEGIGATDLNGTTNADRTNYFETVPTSMLDFALFAESDRMGHLLGVLDQKKLDLQRGVVQNEKRQNENQPYGLVYQTITENTWPAGHPYAHTVIGSMDDLDAASMNDVQTWFKTNYGPSNVVLVLAGDITPAQAREKVQKYYGDIPPGPPLQHQHDWVVKRTGTHRSTLQDRVPQARIVRVWNVPGANTPEEALLDLASHVLGGAKSSRLYQRLVVKEQLATGVSASDNSKEIAGQFEIDLTARPGVDVARMESIADEELRRLMQSGPTEDELRLAKNAFLANYTRRVERIGGFGGKSDLLAQCTTFTGNPDCYKVYLERIKAATPAAVRKAMQDWLSDGDFILQVNPFPTLAAENTGLDRSKGAPLGHPEALHLPPMQAATLSNGMKIVLAERHGAPVINLSTILDGGFASDDRATAGLASLTLRMLEEGTDGKTPRTALAITQELEALGASLGTSTNLDGAFVNLNVLKSTLPQALGLYADLVLHPAFPQADFERLQRDRLVAIQREKTVPRAMALRVLPGLVYGPDHAYALPLTGTGTEASVGRLTRADLVRYHDTWFKPNNATLLVVGDTTMAELKPMLEKAFGAWKPGQLPHKTIATVAQPQGTTVYLIDRPGALQSEILGAQLAPPRNTPEAVPLNLLNDLFGGTFSSRLNMNLREDKHWSYGVGTGLVAAEGQRIWYSDSPVQTDKTADALRELAREYVDIGGKQPVTQQELKQAQDNATLGLPGEFETVGQLSNAYAAILQYHLPEDYYNTYTAKALAATPGQVDALAKRLILPKQPVWIVVGDMSKIEAGIRALNLGEVRRIDADGKPLP; this comes from the coding sequence ATGCATCTGTTTGTCCGTTCGTTCATTCGCTCCTCAAGCTGCCTGTCCGTGGTGCTGGGATTGAGCGGCGCCTCGGCCCTGGCCGCACCCGCAAAGCCGGTGCCCGCCGCCGTCGCCAAGGCCGCGGCCCAGGCCGACATTCCGATTCCCGACATCCCGTACACCAAGTTCGTGCTCAAGAACGGACTGACGGTACTGGTGCACGAAGACCATAAATCGCCGGTGGTGGCGGTCAACACCTGGTACCACGTCGGATCGAAGAACGAACCGGCGGGCAAGACCGGTTTCGCGCACCTGTTCGAGCACCTGATGTTCTCGGGCAGCCAGAACTTCAACAAGACCTTCCTGTCGGCGCTGGAAGGCATCGGCGCGACCGACCTGAACGGCACCACCAACGCCGACCGCACCAATTATTTCGAGACCGTGCCGACCTCGATGCTCGACTTCGCGCTGTTCGCCGAAAGCGACCGCATGGGCCACCTGCTCGGTGTGCTCGACCAGAAAAAGCTCGACCTGCAGCGCGGCGTGGTGCAGAACGAAAAGCGCCAGAACGAGAACCAGCCCTACGGCCTGGTCTACCAGACCATCACCGAGAACACCTGGCCGGCCGGCCACCCGTATGCGCATACCGTGATCGGCTCGATGGACGACCTCGACGCCGCCTCGATGAACGACGTGCAGACCTGGTTCAAGACCAACTACGGCCCCAGCAACGTGGTGCTGGTGCTGGCCGGCGACATCACGCCGGCGCAGGCGCGCGAAAAGGTCCAGAAGTACTACGGCGACATCCCGCCCGGACCGCCGCTGCAGCACCAGCACGACTGGGTCGTCAAGCGCACCGGCACCCACCGCAGCACACTGCAGGACCGCGTGCCCCAGGCGCGCATCGTGCGCGTCTGGAACGTGCCGGGTGCGAACACGCCGGAAGAAGCGCTGCTCGACCTGGCGTCGCACGTGCTGGGCGGGGCCAAGAGTTCGCGCCTGTACCAGCGCCTGGTGGTGAAGGAGCAGCTCGCCACCGGGGTCTCGGCCAGCGACAACTCGAAAGAGATCGCCGGCCAGTTCGAAATCGACCTGACCGCCCGGCCCGGCGTCGACGTCGCGCGCATGGAAAGCATCGCCGACGAAGAACTGCGCCGCCTGATGCAGAGCGGCCCGACCGAGGACGAGCTGCGCCTGGCCAAGAACGCCTTCCTGGCCAATTACACGCGCCGGGTCGAGCGCATCGGCGGCTTCGGCGGCAAGAGCGACCTGCTGGCGCAATGCACGACCTTCACCGGCAATCCCGATTGCTACAAGGTCTACCTCGAGCGCATCAAGGCCGCCACTCCGGCGGCGGTGCGCAAGGCGATGCAGGATTGGCTCAGCGACGGCGACTTCATCCTGCAGGTGAACCCGTTCCCGACCCTGGCGGCCGAGAACACCGGCCTGGACCGCAGCAAGGGCGCGCCGCTCGGCCATCCGGAAGCGCTGCACCTGCCGCCGATGCAGGCGGCCACGCTGTCGAACGGCATGAAGATCGTGCTGGCCGAACGCCACGGCGCGCCGGTGATCAACCTGTCGACCATCCTCGACGGCGGCTTTGCCTCCGACGACCGCGCCACCGCCGGCCTGGCCAGCCTGACGCTGCGCATGCTCGAAGAGGGCACGGACGGGAAAACCCCGCGCACCGCGCTGGCGATTACCCAGGAACTGGAAGCGCTGGGCGCCTCGTTGGGCACCTCGACCAACCTGGACGGCGCGTTCGTCAACCTGAACGTGCTCAAGTCCACGCTGCCGCAGGCGCTCGGCCTGTACGCCGACCTGGTGCTGCACCCGGCCTTCCCGCAAGCCGATTTCGAACGCCTGCAGCGCGACCGCCTGGTCGCGATCCAGCGCGAAAAGACCGTCCCGCGCGCGATGGCGCTGCGCGTGCTGCCCGGCCTGGTCTACGGTCCTGACCATGCCTACGCGCTGCCGCTGACCGGCACCGGCACCGAAGCCTCGGTCGGCCGCCTGACCCGGGCCGACCTGGTGCGCTACCACGACACCTGGTTCAAGCCGAACAACGCGACCCTGCTGGTGGTCGGCGACACCACCATGGCCGAACTCAAGCCGATGCTGGAGAAGGCCTTCGGCGCGTGGAAGCCCGGCCAGCTGCCGCACAAGACCATCGCCACGGTGGCGCAGCCGCAGGGGACCACGGTGTACCTGATCGACCGCCCGGGCGCGCTGCAGAGCGAGATCCTGGGCGCCCAGCTCGCGCCCCCGCGCAACACGCCGGAAGCGGTGCCGCTGAACCTGCTCAACGACCTGTTCGGCGGGACCTTCAGCTCGCGCCTGAACATGAACCTGCGCGAGGACAAGCACTGGTCGTACGGGGTCGGCACCGGTCTGGTGGCGGCCGAGGGCCAGCGCATCTGGTACAGCGACTCGCCGGTGCAGACCGACAAGACGGCCGACGCGCTGCGCGAACTGGCGCGCGAGTACGTCGACATCGGCGGCAAGCAGCCGGTCACGCAGCAGGAGCTCAAGCAAGCCCAGGACAACGCGACCCTGGGCCTGCCGGGCGAGTTCGAGACCGTCGGCCAGCTGTCCAACGCCTACGCCGCGATCCTGCAGTACCACCTGCCCGAGGACTATTACAACACCTACACGGCCAAGGCCCTGGCGGCGACCCCGGGCCAGGTCGACGCGCTGGCCAAGCGCCTGATCCTGCCGAAGCAGCCGGTGTGGATCGTGGTCGGCGACATGAGCAAGATCGAGGCCGGCATCCGTGCGCTGAACCTGGGCGAGGTACGCCGCATCGACGCCGACGGCAAACCGCTGCCCTGA
- a CDS encoding DUF885 family protein, producing MNTRLPSRLQSRRDLLKFALAGAAVSALPAAASAAAKKAAQGANNAASPADRQFNTLMADFADEILRLEPSSATSLGLDTGARAGLKSQLEDVSHAGDERWNVQVKSMGARLAKVDRKALSQQDQIRYDTLRYAVQSGLEGIPFPFGGAASGFNGGTAPFPVTQQDGAITRIPEFLDSQHQIADKADAEAYLARVQAMARMLDQETARINEQAAMGVMPPSFIMQTALGQLQEYRKTPAGQQKLVTSVGARARKLGLAGDWDARATKLVNDAVYPALDRQIAAYTKAAQKATDVAGVHRLPNGEAYYRWALKLGTTTSFTPEEIHKIGQDQNRELESKMDAILRAQGMTQGTVGARMHALSVDPKRLYADNDQGRAELIAYCNERVAQIRKLLPQISHLGLEAPLVIKRVPADIQDGAALGYMNFASLDGSRPAIYYINLKSTGLWPRHELTSLTAHEGVPGHTLQGAYLAEHHAEMPLISSLIGFNAFVEGWALYAEQLVDELGLYKDDPLSRLGYMQAQKFRACRLVVDTGMHGLKWTRQQAIDFLSQNTGRALASCTSEIDRYTVSPGQACGYKMGHNEILRNRERAKAALGSRFDLAAFDDAIISSGGVPLAVLPTVIDQYIAAAKRA from the coding sequence GTGAATACCCGTTTGCCGTCCCGCCTGCAGTCCCGTCGCGACCTCCTGAAATTCGCCCTGGCCGGCGCCGCCGTCTCGGCCTTGCCGGCCGCCGCATCGGCCGCCGCCAAAAAAGCAGCGCAAGGCGCCAACAACGCCGCCTCGCCGGCCGACCGCCAGTTCAACACCCTGATGGCCGACTTCGCCGACGAGATCCTGCGCCTCGAGCCGAGCAGCGCCACCTCGCTCGGCCTCGACACCGGCGCGCGCGCCGGCCTGAAGTCGCAACTGGAAGACGTCTCGCACGCCGGCGACGAGCGCTGGAACGTACAAGTCAAATCGATGGGCGCGCGCCTGGCCAAGGTCGACCGCAAGGCGCTCAGCCAGCAAGACCAGATCCGCTACGACACGCTGCGCTATGCAGTGCAAAGCGGCCTGGAAGGCATCCCGTTCCCGTTCGGCGGCGCGGCCAGCGGTTTCAATGGCGGCACCGCGCCGTTCCCGGTGACGCAGCAGGACGGCGCCATCACGCGCATCCCCGAGTTCCTCGACTCGCAGCACCAGATCGCCGACAAGGCCGACGCCGAAGCCTACCTCGCGCGCGTGCAGGCGATGGCGCGCATGCTCGACCAGGAAACCGCGCGTATCAACGAACAGGCTGCGATGGGCGTCATGCCGCCCAGCTTCATCATGCAGACCGCGCTGGGCCAGCTGCAGGAGTACCGCAAGACCCCGGCCGGCCAGCAGAAGCTGGTGACCTCGGTCGGCGCGCGTGCGCGCAAGCTGGGCCTGGCCGGCGACTGGGATGCGCGCGCCACCAAGCTGGTCAACGATGCCGTGTATCCGGCGCTCGATCGCCAGATCGCCGCCTATACCAAAGCCGCGCAAAAGGCGACCGACGTGGCCGGCGTGCATCGCCTGCCGAACGGCGAAGCCTACTACCGCTGGGCCCTGAAGCTCGGCACCACCACCAGCTTCACGCCCGAAGAGATCCACAAGATCGGCCAGGACCAGAACCGCGAGCTGGAATCGAAGATGGATGCGATCCTGCGCGCGCAAGGCATGACGCAGGGGACCGTGGGCGCGCGCATGCACGCGCTGTCGGTCGACCCGAAACGCCTGTACGCCGACAACGACCAGGGCCGCGCCGAGCTGATCGCCTACTGCAACGAGCGCGTCGCGCAGATCCGCAAACTCCTGCCGCAGATTTCGCACCTCGGTCTCGAGGCGCCGCTGGTGATCAAGCGCGTGCCGGCCGACATCCAGGACGGCGCGGCGCTGGGCTACATGAACTTCGCGTCACTGGACGGCTCGCGTCCGGCGATCTATTACATCAACCTGAAGTCGACCGGGCTGTGGCCGCGCCACGAGCTGACCTCGCTGACCGCGCACGAAGGCGTGCCGGGCCACACGCTGCAGGGCGCCTACCTGGCCGAGCACCACGCCGAGATGCCTTTGATCTCGTCGCTGATCGGTTTCAATGCGTTCGTGGAAGGCTGGGCGCTGTACGCCGAGCAGCTGGTCGACGAGCTGGGCCTGTACAAGGACGATCCGCTCAGCCGCCTGGGCTACATGCAGGCGCAGAAGTTCCGCGCCTGCCGCCTGGTGGTCGACACCGGCATGCACGGCCTGAAGTGGACGCGCCAGCAGGCCATCGATTTCCTGTCGCAGAACACCGGCCGCGCGCTGGCCTCGTGCACCAGCGAGATCGACCGCTACACGGTGTCGCCGGGCCAGGCCTGCGGCTACAAGATGGGTCACAACGAGATCCTGCGCAACCGCGAGCGCGCCAAGGCGGCGCTGGGCAGCCGCTTCGACCTGGCGGCGTTCGACGACGCCATCATCTCGAGCGGCGGCGTGCCGTTGGCGGTGCTGCCGACCGTCATCGACCAGTACATCGCCGCGGCCAAGCGCGCTTGA